A DNA window from Amycolatopsis sp. DSM 110486 contains the following coding sequences:
- a CDS encoding class I SAM-dependent RNA methyltransferase, with protein MTENWLGRVLELEIGPVAHGGHCVSRVDGRVVFVRHGLPGERVRAEVTEDKGGSFCRADAVEVLDASEHRVTPPCPLAAPGGCGGCDWQHADPEYQRSLKAAVVAEQLERLAGITRDVVVEPLEGGPLGWRSRVRLVAGRDGRAGLRAHHSHRVVALDDCPIAVPGTLEVALAKRWRPGTELETTTDGDGHTHLRELSTVHGRNKSRQLSGGLAVQHAADRDWRLDAHGFWQVHPFAADTFAQLVREWAEAPRGGVAWDLYAGVGLFASVLAEQVGPDGHVLAVESGRQAVTDGERNLADLPQVSWREGRVEHALADAPKPVDVVVLDPPRKGAGRAVVDAIAAGSPDRIVYVACDPAALARDVATFADHGYSLTDLRAFDAFPMTHHVECVALLQ; from the coding sequence ATGACGGAAAACTGGCTCGGCCGCGTGCTCGAGCTCGAGATCGGCCCGGTCGCCCACGGCGGCCACTGCGTGTCGCGTGTGGACGGACGGGTGGTGTTCGTGCGCCACGGGTTGCCGGGCGAGCGCGTGCGCGCCGAGGTGACCGAGGACAAGGGCGGTTCGTTCTGCCGGGCGGACGCGGTGGAGGTGCTCGACGCTTCGGAGCACCGCGTCACGCCGCCCTGCCCGCTGGCCGCGCCGGGTGGCTGCGGTGGCTGCGACTGGCAGCACGCCGACCCGGAGTACCAGCGCTCCCTGAAGGCGGCCGTGGTCGCCGAGCAGCTGGAACGCCTGGCGGGCATCACGCGCGACGTCGTGGTCGAGCCGCTCGAGGGCGGCCCGCTCGGCTGGCGCAGCCGCGTGCGGCTCGTGGCCGGCCGCGACGGACGCGCCGGGCTGCGCGCGCACCACAGCCACCGCGTCGTCGCGCTCGACGACTGCCCGATCGCGGTGCCGGGCACGCTCGAAGTGGCGCTGGCCAAGCGCTGGCGCCCGGGCACCGAGCTCGAGACGACCACCGACGGCGACGGGCACACGCACCTGCGCGAGCTCTCCACCGTCCACGGCCGCAACAAGTCGCGCCAGCTGTCCGGCGGTCTCGCCGTGCAGCACGCGGCAGACCGCGACTGGCGTCTCGACGCCCACGGCTTCTGGCAGGTGCACCCCTTCGCGGCGGACACGTTCGCGCAGCTCGTGCGCGAGTGGGCCGAGGCCCCGCGCGGCGGGGTCGCGTGGGACCTCTACGCCGGCGTCGGGTTGTTCGCCTCGGTGCTGGCCGAGCAGGTCGGGCCGGACGGCCACGTGCTCGCCGTGGAGTCCGGCCGCCAGGCGGTGACGGACGGCGAGCGCAACCTCGCGGACCTGCCGCAGGTGTCGTGGCGCGAGGGCCGGGTCGAACACGCCCTGGCGGACGCGCCGAAGCCCGTCGACGTGGTCGTGCTCGACCCGCCGCGCAAGGGCGCCGGGCGCGCGGTGGTGGACGCGATCGCGGCGGGTTCGCCCGACCGGATCGTGTACGTCGCCTGCGATCCCGCGGCGCTCGCCCGGGACGTGGCGACCTTCGCCGACCACGGGTACTCGCTCACGGACCTGAGGGCGTTCGACGCGTTCCCGATGACCCATCACGTGGAGTGCGTGGCGCTTCTCCAGTAA
- a CDS encoding iron-siderophore ABC transporter substrate-binding protein → MTSGLVGRRGVLKAAVGVSAGLALVACSSTGEAASPSGPSAPGFPVDVKGVEGTTTIPGPPQRVVSVGQYRDSDAAVALGVVPLITPDLGKFLPGGMSPWLKAKAGAHPPELFADTQLPFERIAALKPDLILGTDRSTLAQDYKTLSAIAPTLSSVSGYNKDTWQVTTRRVATALGRVDAAEKLVTDVEAQIKAAKDANPSFAGRTFTIGPVTGDGTITTISSAQDASALFFAQLGLVLSPKVTSLPQTSIPGRSQISPERLDLIDADVLVLTYTTPGSRAQTEALPLFQQLAAVRRGSYVALDLTTAIALAFPSALSVPYGLKEVVPKIAGAL, encoded by the coding sequence ATGACTTCTGGCCTGGTGGGGCGGCGTGGCGTGCTCAAAGCCGCAGTGGGGGTGTCGGCGGGACTGGCACTGGTGGCCTGTTCGAGCACCGGAGAGGCGGCTTCGCCGAGCGGCCCGTCCGCGCCGGGTTTCCCGGTCGACGTGAAGGGCGTCGAGGGCACCACCACGATCCCGGGGCCGCCGCAGCGCGTGGTGTCGGTGGGCCAGTACCGCGACTCCGACGCGGCCGTGGCGCTGGGTGTCGTGCCGCTCATCACCCCTGACCTGGGCAAGTTCCTGCCGGGCGGCATGTCTCCGTGGCTGAAGGCAAAGGCGGGCGCCCACCCGCCGGAGCTGTTCGCCGACACGCAGCTGCCCTTCGAGCGCATCGCCGCGCTCAAGCCCGACCTGATCCTCGGCACCGACCGGTCCACGCTGGCCCAGGACTACAAGACCCTCAGCGCGATCGCCCCGACGCTGTCGTCCGTCTCCGGGTACAACAAGGACACCTGGCAGGTCACCACGCGCCGCGTCGCCACGGCGCTGGGCCGGGTTGACGCGGCCGAGAAGCTCGTGACCGACGTCGAGGCCCAGATCAAGGCCGCCAAGGACGCCAACCCGAGCTTCGCCGGGCGCACGTTCACCATCGGCCCGGTCACCGGCGACGGCACGATCACCACGATCAGCAGCGCCCAGGACGCGTCCGCCCTGTTCTTCGCGCAGCTGGGCCTGGTGCTCTCGCCGAAGGTGACGTCGCTGCCCCAGACCTCGATCCCGGGCCGCTCGCAGATCAGCCCGGAACGCCTGGACCTCATCGACGCCGACGTCCTCGTGCTCACCTACACCACACCGGGCAGCCGCGCGCAGACCGAGGCACTGCCGCTGTTCCAGCAGCTCGCCGCCGTGCGCCGCGGCTCGTACGTCGCACTCGACCTGACCACGGCGATCGCGCTGGCATTCCCGTCGGCGCTATCGGTGCCTTACGGCCTGAAGGAGGTCGTGCCGAAGATCGCCGGTGCGCTGTGA
- a CDS encoding GMC family oxidoreductase, with protein MNEFDYVVVGGGTAGAVVAARLSEDPDVTVCLLEAGPSDVDDAAVLELTNWMALLESGYDWDYLVEPQEAGNSYLRQARARVLGGCSSHNSCIAFWAPAEDLDEWAALGLPGWSAADIFPLYQRLETNDGPGEHHGRSGPVTIRSVPPHDPAGVAMLAACAQAGIPTTEFNSGKTVTHGANWFQINAREDGVRSSASVSYLHPILGTRENLEVRTGARAKRLLFDGRRCTGVELQHPDLIHRTTVTARREVIVSSGAIDTPKLLMLSGIGPAGHLREVGVDVLVDSPGVGSNLEDHPEGLVQWDALQPMVTESTQWWEIGIFTCTEEGLDRPDLMFHYGSVPFDMNTLRHGYPTTENGFCLTPNVTRSRSRGTVRLRTRDFRDKPRVDPRYFTDEHDMRVMTRGVKLAREIAAQPALDEWAGIELSPGRDCVSDDEIADYLRKTHNTVYHPACTARMGPDGDPGAVLDARLRVRGVEGLRVADASVMPFLVAVNPCITTMAIGEKCADLVKAGR; from the coding sequence GTGAACGAGTTCGACTACGTGGTGGTCGGCGGCGGCACGGCGGGTGCGGTGGTGGCGGCGAGACTTTCGGAGGACCCGGACGTCACCGTCTGCCTGCTGGAAGCCGGACCGTCCGATGTGGACGACGCCGCCGTGCTCGAGCTGACGAACTGGATGGCGCTGCTGGAATCCGGCTACGACTGGGACTACCTGGTGGAGCCGCAGGAAGCCGGCAACTCCTACCTCCGCCAGGCCCGCGCCCGGGTGCTCGGCGGGTGCTCTTCGCACAACTCGTGCATCGCGTTCTGGGCGCCGGCCGAGGACCTCGACGAGTGGGCCGCGCTGGGCCTGCCGGGCTGGTCGGCCGCCGACATCTTCCCGCTGTACCAACGACTCGAGACCAACGACGGCCCCGGCGAGCACCACGGCCGCTCCGGACCCGTCACGATCCGGTCCGTGCCGCCGCACGACCCGGCGGGTGTCGCGATGCTCGCCGCGTGCGCGCAGGCAGGCATCCCGACCACGGAGTTCAACTCCGGCAAGACGGTGACCCACGGCGCGAACTGGTTCCAGATCAACGCGCGCGAGGACGGCGTGCGATCTTCGGCTTCGGTGTCATACCTGCACCCGATCCTGGGCACCCGCGAGAACCTCGAGGTGCGCACCGGCGCGCGGGCCAAGCGGCTGCTGTTCGACGGCCGCCGCTGCACCGGCGTCGAGCTGCAGCACCCCGACCTGATTCACCGCACGACCGTGACGGCACGGCGCGAGGTGATCGTGAGCTCCGGCGCGATCGACACGCCGAAGCTGCTGATGCTCTCGGGCATCGGGCCCGCCGGGCACCTGCGCGAGGTGGGCGTGGACGTGCTCGTGGACTCCCCCGGCGTCGGCTCGAACCTGGAGGACCACCCCGAGGGCCTGGTCCAGTGGGACGCGCTGCAGCCGATGGTCACCGAATCCACGCAGTGGTGGGAGATCGGCATCTTCACGTGCACCGAGGAAGGTCTGGACCGGCCGGACCTGATGTTCCACTACGGCTCGGTGCCCTTCGACATGAACACGCTGCGCCACGGCTACCCGACCACGGAGAACGGCTTCTGCCTGACGCCGAACGTCACGCGCAGCCGTTCGCGCGGCACCGTCCGCCTGCGCACGCGCGACTTCCGCGACAAGCCCCGCGTGGACCCGCGCTACTTCACCGACGAGCACGACATGCGCGTGATGACCCGCGGTGTGAAGCTGGCCCGTGAGATCGCCGCGCAGCCGGCGCTGGACGAGTGGGCCGGCATCGAGCTCTCACCGGGCCGCGACTGCGTGAGCGACGACGAGATCGCCGACTACCTGCGCAAGACCCACAACACCGTCTACCACCCCGCCTGCACCGCGCGGATGGGCCCGGACGGCGACCCCGGGGCCGTGCTGGACGCCCGCCTGCGCGTGCGCGGCGTCGAGGGCCTGCGGGTGGCGGATGCTTCGGTGATGCCGTTCCTGGTGGCGGTGAACCCGTGCATCACCACGATGGCCATCGGCGAGAAGTGCGCGGACCTCGTGAAGGCCGGCCGCTGA
- a CDS encoding APC family permease yields the protein MSTDTGGRGNADTSDQELGEFGYTNQLKRTLGSFHTFAAGISYISVLTGVFQLSYLGISQGGPAYWWSWPMVFAGQLMVALSFAELAAQYPVAGSVYNWAKKLGNGHVAWLAGWMMLLASIVSISATALAYQRTLPQITSFFQFIGDGSGSSDAANGVLLATFLIVFTTLVNAFGVKLMARINSAGVFIELLFAVLLVVFLAFHFVRGPGVVTETNGTGAGHAGGYLGAFLIAAIASSYVMYGFDTAASLGEESVDPHRNAPKAIMRALVASFLLGGLIILFALMAVGNIHAPELGTVGLQFVLTDALGPAIGRIFLFVVFIAITVCVLAVHTAAIRIAFAMARDNALPGGSRLARVSKKTGTPVLPAIVIGVIAIALLLVNINSSQIFSAVTSLAIILIYLAYLLVTVPMLIKRLRGGWPRKDCPPGRFSLGRWGLPVNVLAVLWGIGMTVNLAWPRTEIYNAAPPFHWYLRWSSVLFVGVFAAGGFAYYWFVQRHRIGVLAGHASVPSSQKEESR from the coding sequence GTGAGTACCGACACCGGCGGCCGTGGCAACGCGGACACCAGCGATCAGGAACTCGGCGAGTTCGGCTACACCAACCAGCTCAAGAGAACGCTGGGCAGCTTCCACACCTTCGCCGCCGGCATCAGCTACATCTCGGTGCTCACGGGCGTCTTCCAGCTCTCCTACCTGGGCATCTCGCAAGGCGGCCCGGCGTACTGGTGGTCGTGGCCGATGGTGTTCGCCGGCCAGCTCATGGTGGCGCTGAGCTTCGCGGAGCTGGCCGCGCAGTACCCGGTGGCCGGGTCGGTCTACAACTGGGCGAAGAAGCTCGGCAACGGGCACGTGGCGTGGCTGGCGGGCTGGATGATGCTGCTGGCCTCGATCGTGTCCATCTCCGCGACGGCGCTGGCGTACCAGCGCACGCTGCCGCAGATCACCTCGTTCTTCCAGTTCATCGGCGACGGGTCGGGCTCCAGCGACGCGGCCAACGGCGTGCTGCTGGCCACCTTCCTGATCGTGTTCACCACGCTGGTCAACGCGTTCGGCGTGAAGCTGATGGCGCGGATCAACAGCGCGGGCGTGTTCATCGAGCTGCTGTTCGCGGTGCTGCTGGTGGTGTTCCTGGCGTTCCACTTCGTGCGCGGTCCCGGCGTGGTCACGGAGACGAACGGCACCGGCGCCGGGCACGCGGGCGGCTACCTCGGCGCGTTCCTCATCGCGGCCATCGCGTCGTCCTACGTGATGTACGGGTTCGACACGGCGGCCTCGCTCGGTGAAGAGTCGGTGGACCCGCACCGCAACGCGCCGAAGGCGATCATGCGGGCGCTCGTGGCGTCCTTTCTGCTCGGCGGGCTGATCATCCTGTTCGCGCTCATGGCCGTCGGCAACATCCACGCGCCGGAGCTCGGCACGGTCGGCCTGCAGTTCGTGCTCACCGACGCGCTCGGTCCGGCGATCGGGCGGATCTTCCTGTTCGTGGTGTTCATCGCGATCACCGTGTGCGTGCTGGCCGTGCACACGGCGGCGATCCGCATCGCGTTCGCGATGGCGCGCGACAACGCGCTGCCCGGCGGTTCGCGGCTCGCGCGGGTGAGCAAGAAGACCGGCACGCCGGTGCTGCCCGCGATCGTGATCGGCGTGATCGCGATCGCGCTGCTCCTGGTGAACATCAACTCGTCGCAGATCTTCTCGGCGGTCACGAGCCTCGCGATCATCCTGATCTACCTGGCCTACCTGCTGGTGACGGTCCCGATGCTGATCAAGCGCCTGCGCGGCGGCTGGCCGCGCAAGGACTGCCCGCCGGGGCGGTTCTCGCTCGGGCGCTGGGGCCTGCCGGTGAACGTGCTCGCGGTGCTGTGGGGCATCGGGATGACCGTGAACCTCGCGTGGCCGCGAACGGAGATCTACAACGCGGCCCCGCCGTTCCACTGGTACCTGCGCTGGAGCTCGGTGCTCTTCGTCGGCGTGTTCGCGGCCGGCGGGTTCGCCTACTACTGGTTCGTGCAGCGCCACCGCATCGGGGTGCTGGCCGGCCACGCCTCGGTGCCGTCGTCTCAGAAGGAGGAGTCCCGGTGA
- a CDS encoding aldehyde dehydrogenase family protein, whose translation MADLYIGGEWVNAKAGGRREIRCPADGSPVAEVAEATREDTEAAIAAARRAFDTGPWPSTPAAQRGDLLLRTADLLDRDAETFARAESLDTGKRLVESRYDMADIAACLRYFGKLAANDAGRVVDTGSADAFSRIVHEPVGVCGLITPWNYPLLQTTWKVAPALAAGNTFVLKPSELTPHTSILLMKLLTEAGLPGGVANLVLGAGPEAGAPLSEHPDVDLVSFTGGLATGRVIAANAAATVKKVALELGGKNPNVVFADADFETAVDYALTAVFLHSGQVCSAGARLIVQREWHDEFVDELVRRAERIRLGGPFDDHAETGPLISAAHREKVERYVATALAEGAVLRTGGKRPDDPELQNGFYYLPTILDNVAQGSHAVVEESFGPVLTVETFTDEDDAVRIANDTHYGLAGGVFTNDAAKAQRVANRLRHGTVWINDYHPYLPQAEWGGYKQSGFGRELGPTGLAEYTEAKHIYQNLRPGPQKWFAG comes from the coding sequence ATGGCGGACCTGTACATCGGCGGCGAATGGGTGAACGCGAAGGCAGGTGGCCGGCGCGAAATCCGGTGCCCGGCCGACGGGTCGCCGGTCGCCGAGGTGGCCGAGGCCACGCGCGAGGACACCGAGGCCGCGATCGCCGCCGCCCGGCGCGCGTTCGACACCGGCCCGTGGCCCTCGACGCCCGCCGCTCAGCGCGGTGACCTGCTGCTGCGCACAGCCGACCTGCTGGACCGCGACGCCGAGACCTTCGCCCGCGCCGAATCGCTCGACACCGGCAAACGCCTGGTGGAGAGCCGCTACGACATGGCCGACATCGCCGCCTGCCTGCGGTACTTCGGCAAGCTCGCGGCCAACGACGCGGGCCGCGTGGTCGACACCGGCAGCGCCGACGCGTTCAGCCGGATCGTGCACGAACCGGTGGGTGTGTGCGGGCTCATCACGCCGTGGAACTACCCGCTGCTCCAGACCACCTGGAAGGTCGCGCCCGCGCTGGCCGCGGGCAACACGTTCGTGCTCAAGCCGAGCGAGCTGACGCCGCACACGTCGATCCTGCTCATGAAGCTGCTCACCGAGGCAGGCCTGCCCGGCGGAGTCGCCAACCTGGTGCTCGGCGCGGGCCCGGAAGCCGGCGCGCCGCTTTCGGAGCATCCGGACGTGGACCTGGTCTCGTTCACCGGTGGCCTGGCCACCGGCCGCGTGATCGCCGCCAACGCCGCCGCGACGGTGAAAAAGGTGGCCCTGGAGCTCGGCGGCAAGAACCCCAACGTGGTGTTCGCCGACGCCGACTTCGAGACCGCCGTGGACTACGCCCTCACCGCCGTGTTCCTGCACTCCGGCCAGGTCTGCTCCGCGGGCGCGCGCCTGATCGTGCAGCGCGAGTGGCACGACGAGTTCGTCGACGAGCTGGTGCGCCGCGCCGAGCGGATCCGCCTCGGCGGGCCGTTCGACGACCACGCCGAGACCGGACCGCTGATCTCGGCCGCCCACCGTGAAAAGGTCGAGCGCTACGTCGCCACGGCCCTGGCAGAGGGCGCGGTGCTGCGGACCGGCGGCAAGCGGCCCGACGACCCCGAGCTGCAGAACGGTTTCTACTACCTGCCGACGATCCTCGACAACGTCGCACAGGGCAGCCACGCCGTGGTCGAGGAGTCGTTCGGACCGGTGCTCACGGTCGAGACCTTCACCGACGAGGACGACGCCGTGCGCATCGCCAACGACACCCACTACGGGCTGGCCGGCGGCGTGTTCACCAACGACGCGGCCAAGGCACAGCGCGTGGCGAACCGCTTGCGCCACGGCACGGTCTGGATCAACGACTACCACCCGTACCTGCCGCAGGCCGAGTGGGGCGGCTACAAGCAGTCCGGCTTCGGCCGCGAGCTGGGCCCGACCGGCCTGGCCGAGTACACGGAGGCCAAGCACATCTACCAGAACCTCCGTCCCGGCCCGCAGAAGTGGTTCGCCGGCTGA
- the dxs gene encoding 1-deoxy-D-xylulose-5-phosphate synthase: MTMLDSVHGPADLKRMSVEDLDELAAEIRDFLVEKVRRSGGHLGPNLGVVELTLALHRVFDSPRDAIVWDVGHQAYVHKIVTGRHTEFDKLRQLGGPTGYPSRAESEHDLVENSHASTALSYVDGLAKAFELSGGAPRHAVAVVGDGALTGGMCWEALNNIAANRDRPVVIVINDNGRSYSPTIGGLADHLAALRLQPGYERLLDGGREILRNTPVVGKPIYAALHAAKAGIKDALSPQVMFSDLGLKYLGPVDGHDLVALEKALQSARAFGGAVIVHVVTEKGHGYAPAVNHQADQMHQTDPIDPETGLPPVKGPSWTGVFGDELAKIGAEREDVVAITAAMLRSTGLEKFSEKFPDRWFDVGIAEQHAVTSAAGLAMGGYHPVVAVYSTFLNRAFDQVLMDVALHRQPVTFVLDRAGITGPDGPSHHGMWDLSLLGMVPGMRVAAPRDPGTLREELREAVAVQDGPTALRFSKGTVGADLPAVERLGTVDVLRRPRESCTPDVLLVAVGSFGKLGLAAADRLADQGIGVTVVDPRWVVPVPAELVALAEQHKLVVTVEDSGRHGGFGSALAAVLRDADCDVPLRDLAVPQSFHDHGSRDEVLDRVGLTAQDVARRITEWASGRLGVAQDVPAENPRG, translated from the coding sequence GTGACGATGCTGGACTCCGTGCACGGACCGGCGGACCTGAAGCGCATGAGCGTCGAGGACCTCGACGAGCTGGCCGCCGAGATCAGGGATTTCCTCGTCGAGAAGGTGCGGCGGTCCGGGGGTCACCTGGGCCCGAACCTGGGTGTCGTGGAGCTCACGCTCGCGCTGCACCGGGTGTTCGACTCGCCACGCGACGCGATCGTGTGGGACGTCGGTCACCAGGCGTACGTGCACAAGATCGTGACGGGCCGGCACACCGAGTTCGACAAGCTGCGCCAGCTCGGCGGGCCGACCGGGTACCCGTCGCGCGCCGAGAGCGAGCACGACCTGGTGGAGAACAGCCACGCGTCCACCGCGCTGTCCTATGTGGACGGCCTGGCGAAGGCGTTCGAGCTGTCCGGCGGTGCCCCGCGCCACGCCGTGGCGGTCGTCGGCGACGGCGCGCTGACCGGCGGCATGTGCTGGGAGGCCCTGAACAACATCGCGGCGAACCGGGACCGCCCGGTCGTGATCGTGATCAACGACAACGGCCGCTCCTACTCGCCGACCATCGGCGGGCTCGCCGACCACCTCGCGGCGCTGCGCCTGCAGCCCGGCTACGAGCGTCTGCTCGACGGCGGGCGCGAGATCCTGCGCAACACCCCCGTGGTGGGCAAGCCGATCTACGCCGCGCTGCACGCCGCGAAGGCCGGCATCAAAGACGCGCTGAGCCCGCAGGTGATGTTCTCCGACCTGGGCCTGAAGTACCTCGGCCCGGTCGACGGCCACGACCTGGTGGCGCTGGAGAAGGCGTTGCAGAGCGCCCGCGCGTTCGGCGGCGCCGTGATCGTGCACGTGGTCACCGAGAAGGGCCATGGTTACGCGCCCGCGGTGAACCACCAGGCCGACCAGATGCACCAGACCGACCCGATCGACCCGGAGACCGGCCTGCCGCCGGTGAAGGGCCCCAGCTGGACCGGCGTGTTCGGCGACGAGCTGGCGAAGATCGGCGCCGAGCGCGAGGACGTGGTGGCGATCACCGCCGCGATGCTGCGCTCCACCGGCCTGGAGAAGTTCTCCGAGAAGTTCCCGGACCGCTGGTTCGACGTCGGCATCGCCGAGCAGCACGCCGTGACGTCGGCGGCGGGCCTCGCGATGGGCGGCTACCACCCGGTGGTGGCGGTCTACTCCACGTTCCTCAACCGCGCGTTCGACCAGGTCCTGATGGACGTGGCGCTGCACCGCCAGCCGGTGACGTTCGTGCTCGACCGCGCCGGCATCACCGGTCCCGACGGCCCCAGCCACCACGGCATGTGGGACCTCTCGCTGCTCGGCATGGTGCCCGGCATGCGCGTGGCCGCGCCACGCGACCCGGGCACGCTGCGCGAGGAGCTGCGCGAGGCCGTCGCCGTACAGGACGGCCCGACCGCGTTGCGCTTCTCCAAGGGCACCGTCGGCGCCGACCTGCCCGCCGTGGAACGCCTCGGCACGGTCGACGTGCTGCGCCGCCCGCGCGAGTCCTGCACCCCCGACGTGCTGCTCGTCGCCGTCGGCTCGTTCGGCAAACTGGGCCTCGCGGCCGCCGACCGCCTGGCCGACCAGGGCATCGGCGTCACGGTGGTCGACCCGCGCTGGGTCGTCCCGGTGCCGGCCGAACTGGTCGCCCTCGCGGAACAGCACAAGCTCGTGGTGACGGTCGAGGACAGCGGCCGCCATGGCGGCTTCGGCTCCGCCCTGGCCGCCGTCCTGCGCGACGCCGACTGCGACGTCCCGCTGCGCGACCTGGCCGTGCCGCAGAGCTTCCACGACCACGGTTCGCGGGACGAGGTGCTGGACCGGGTCGGACTGACCGCACAGGACGTGGCGCGCCGCATCACGGAGTGGGCGTCGGGTCGGTTGGGTGTGGCGCAGGATGTACCGGCGGAGAATCCGCGGGGCTGA
- a CDS encoding thiamine pyrophosphate-binding protein — protein sequence MTRIGGDVVVETLRALGADTVFGLPGQHALGLFEALRRADDVRVVSSRVENNLAFAADGFARARLAADPRGPVPVTPMIVSTGPGALLTLASLQESRAASVPVLGISSQIPVAGLGGGRHGYLHELPDQQASFRDVVKSVHVVRTAGQIPTALREAWTAAATAPYGPVWVEIPQDVLLAPASLPPLHDVTATPVPLEPLPELVAEASRLLAAAENPVILAGGGALRSGVRAELQALAEALRAPVVSTFGGKGVFPWNHELSARSWLEDWHTTEFLAGADVLLVLGSGLGELSSNYREFAPRGRVIQVEADLGKLESNYPALGIHADVRLFLRALEVPPRTADGRAEAAVEDLLARVESRLDSQNLAAERKLVDDLRAAVPDGTQTFWDMTIAAYWAWSAWQPDGAPIHTAQGAGGLGYGLPGALGAAVTGIPTLAVSGDGGAMYGLAELATAKQHALDVTWLVIDDGGYGILREYLTGAFGETTATELARPDFVALAKSFGVPAVLSTPDSVGADLAKALRTPGPSVVVLPAVLKMFAPTHLERR from the coding sequence ATGACGCGCATCGGGGGCGACGTCGTCGTCGAGACGCTGCGAGCGCTCGGTGCGGACACGGTGTTCGGCCTGCCGGGCCAGCACGCGCTGGGGTTGTTCGAGGCGCTACGGCGCGCGGACGACGTGCGCGTGGTGAGCTCGCGGGTGGAGAACAACCTCGCGTTCGCCGCCGACGGGTTCGCCCGCGCGCGGCTGGCCGCGGACCCCCGCGGCCCGGTGCCGGTGACGCCGATGATCGTGTCGACCGGCCCGGGTGCGCTGCTGACGCTGGCCTCACTACAGGAGTCGCGCGCCGCGTCGGTGCCGGTGCTGGGGATCTCCAGCCAGATCCCCGTCGCCGGGCTCGGCGGCGGGCGGCACGGTTACCTGCACGAACTGCCGGACCAGCAGGCGAGCTTCCGCGACGTCGTGAAGTCGGTGCACGTGGTCCGGACCGCCGGCCAGATCCCGACGGCGCTGCGCGAAGCGTGGACGGCGGCGGCAACCGCGCCGTACGGGCCGGTGTGGGTGGAGATCCCGCAGGACGTGCTGCTGGCGCCGGCTTCCTTGCCGCCGCTGCACGACGTGACGGCGACGCCGGTGCCGCTGGAACCGTTGCCGGAGCTGGTGGCGGAAGCTTCCCGGCTGCTGGCCGCGGCCGAGAACCCCGTGATCCTCGCCGGCGGTGGCGCCCTGCGGTCCGGTGTGCGTGCGGAATTGCAGGCGCTCGCCGAGGCGTTGCGGGCGCCGGTGGTGTCGACGTTCGGCGGGAAGGGCGTGTTCCCGTGGAACCACGAGCTTTCGGCGCGCTCGTGGCTGGAGGACTGGCACACCACGGAGTTCCTGGCCGGCGCGGACGTGCTGCTGGTGCTCGGTTCCGGGCTCGGCGAGCTGTCGAGCAACTACCGCGAGTTCGCGCCACGCGGGCGGGTGATCCAGGTGGAGGCCGACCTCGGGAAGCTGGAGTCGAACTACCCCGCGCTGGGCATCCACGCCGACGTGCGGCTGTTCCTGCGGGCGCTGGAAGTTCCCCCGAGGACCGCGGACGGACGCGCCGAAGCCGCCGTCGAGGACCTGCTGGCCCGCGTCGAGTCGCGATTGGACAGTCAGAACCTGGCGGCGGAACGCAAGCTCGTCGACGACCTCCGCGCGGCGGTGCCGGACGGCACGCAGACGTTCTGGGACATGACGATCGCCGCCTACTGGGCGTGGTCGGCGTGGCAGCCGGACGGCGCGCCGATCCACACCGCGCAGGGTGCGGGCGGCCTCGGCTACGGCCTGCCCGGCGCGCTCGGCGCGGCCGTCACGGGCATCCCCACACTGGCCGTCTCCGGCGACGGCGGCGCGATGTACGGCCTGGCCGAGCTCGCCACCGCGAAGCAGCACGCCCTCGACGTCACGTGGCTCGTGATCGACGACGGCGGTTACGGCATCCTGCGCGAGTACCTCACCGGCGCCTTCGGCGAGACGACCGCGACCGAGCTGGCGCGGCCCGACTTCGTGGCGCTGGCGAAGTCGTTCGGGGTTCCGGCCGTGCTGTCCACACCGGACTCCGTCGGCGCCGACCTGGCGAAGGCCCTGCGCACGCCCGGACCGTCGGTGGTCGTGCTGCCCGCCGTGCTGAAGATGTTCGCCCCGACCCACCTGGAGCGGCGGTGA